CGTCTATCTGGTCGCAGGCGAACCGCATTCGGCGAGCTGGACGTACGACCCGCCCCGGCGGCTCGTCCAGGCGGTCGACGACGAGGCGCGTTCGCTGATCGGCGAGTCCGACGACCTGGCCGCGCCGGAGCCCAGCTTTCCGTTCGTCCCGCGCATCGCACGGCTGCCGCGCGACCGGCCGCTGGACCGCGCCCTCGACCGGGAGCGGCCCAGCCTGCCGGCCCCGCCGTCCGAGTCGGCCGAGGAGAGCGCCGAGCGCGAACGCGACTCGCTGACCAGCCTGTTGGAGGCGGTGCCGAGCTTCCGCGGCGACATGGTCGTCCCGGAGCGCCCGGCGGACGCCGTCACAGAGGAGCCGGACGAACAGGAGCCCGAGGTCGAGGAGCCGCCGGCGCCCGCCGCTTCGGCCGGTTCCGCCTACGCGGACGTCCTCATGCCGCGGTCCGTCGGCAGCCACCGCGAGCGTCTCGTCGGCGCCACCGACCGCCAGGCCGAGGCGGACGGCGTCCGTCCGGGCCGCCGGGCCGCGGTGCCGAGCTGGGACGAGATCGTGTTCGGCACCCGGCGCAAGAAGCAGGAGTGACCGGGGCCTCGGACCAGCCCCGCGGGGCGTCCGCCGGTTCGCCGACCCCGGCGCGCACGGCGCTTTCTACGCAGCAGGAGGGCCGCACCCGTTCGGTGCGGCCCTCCTGTGCTGCCCACCCGGTGGGATCACTGCGGGTCCGGGCCCACGGCGACCGGCCGGGACGGGTCCGAGGACCACTGCGACCAGGACCCGACGTACAGGGCGGCGGGGATGCCGGCGACGGC
The window above is part of the Streptomyces sp. NBC_00425 genome. Proteins encoded here:
- the sepH gene encoding septation protein SepH; this translates as MPELRVVAVSNDGTRLVLKAADSTEYTLPIDERLRAAVRGDRPRLGQIEIEVESHLRPRDIQARIRAGATAEEVAQMAGIPVDRVRRFEGPVLAERAFMAERARKTPVRRPGENAGPQLGEAVQERLLLRGADKDTVQWDSWRRDDGTWEVLLVYLVAGEPHSASWTYDPPRRLVQAVDDEARSLIGESDDLAAPEPSFPFVPRIARLPRDRPLDRALDRERPSLPAPPSESAEESAERERDSLTSLLEAVPSFRGDMVVPERPADAVTEEPDEQEPEVEEPPAPAASAGSAYADVLMPRSVGSHRERLVGATDRQAEADGVRPGRRAAVPSWDEIVFGTRRKKQE